Within candidate division WOR-3 bacterium, the genomic segment CGATTTTTATTTAGGTGGAGGAAGTGGCTTAGCATTATATATCGGACACCGAGTTTCTGAAGATTTGGATTTTTTTACACTCAAAGATTTTAAACCCGAACAACTTGCGCGTTATCTTGAAACTAATTATCAATATCAGGAAGTATCTGTTAGTTCAGTAACTTTACACTGCACCATTAACGAAGTCAAAGTTTCTTTTATGCGATATTTGGTTCCATTATTTTACCCATTAACCGATTTTGCCAAGATAAAGGTTGCTGATTGGCGCGACATTTTAGCAGAAAAATTCAAAACGCTATCGCAACGTGGTAGTAAAAAAGATTTTTATGACATTTACTGTTGTTATCTTTATAATAAGTTAAATATTGGTGAAGGCATAAAATTTCTCAAACATCGTTTTAAGAAAACTGAGATAAACTATTATCATATTCTTAAAAGTCTTGTTTATTTTGAAGATGCGGACCAAGAACCAGAATTAATGTTAATAAAACCAGTGCCTTGGCAAACAGTAAAAGATTTCTTTATCAGGAATATCCGGGAGTTCGAAAAACATCTTTTAGAAGAGGAAAGCTTAGAGTGAATTTATGTGAATAAAATCCGCACACTATAAGAGCATTAAAATTATATTATATTCATATATTATTATATTCATATAAATACTATTGCAAGTCTGCAAGGCAAAGTCTACTAATGACGCGAGATGAGAGTTAAAATCGTCAATCTAACTGAGGAAAATTTA encodes:
- a CDS encoding nucleotidyl transferase AbiEii/AbiGii toxin family protein gives rise to the protein MFEQVLSEKTRKLLFTINDEINKYDFYLGGGSGLALYIGHRVSEDLDFFTLKDFKPEQLARYLETNYQYQEVSVSSVTLHCTINEVKVSFMRYLVPLFYPLTDFAKIKVADWRDILAEKFKTLSQRGSKKDFYDIYCCYLYNKLNIGEGIKFLKHRFKKTEINYYHILKSLVYFEDADQEPELMLIKPVPWQTVKDFFIRNIREFEKHLLEEESLE